One region of Bacillota bacterium genomic DNA includes:
- the glmM gene encoding phosphoglucosamine mutase produces MLFGTDGVRGIANVELTPELAFRVGRAAAAVLAGGGRPRFAVGRDTRLSGHLLQSALVAGMLSAGADVLDLGVITTPGVAYLTRHLGCQGGAVVSASHNPAEYNGIKLISAEGYKFPDEVEEKIEALVLGADSLPRPAGSGVGRLEDARAARGQYIEYLVGTVPGALPALPVVVDCANGATADLAPQVLGRVGARVTAINVEPDGLNINAGCGSTHPQGLAREVVERGAQAGVAHDGDGDRTIAVDEKGQVVDGDAIMGILARALQREGRLRGGAVVGTVMSNLGLEVFLRQAGLGLVRTPVGDRYVLEEMLRGGYSLGGEQSGHIIFLDHATTGDGMLTALQLLWALARSGESLSALAGRIPRYPQVLRNVRLPNGMRYRPTPRIEEALREAREALGERGRVLVRPSGTEPLVRIMVEGVDGEEVARAAGMLEEVIAGELLNSTA; encoded by the coding sequence TTGCTCTTCGGAACTGACGGGGTGCGCGGGATAGCGAATGTGGAACTCACTCCGGAGCTGGCCTTCCGCGTGGGGCGGGCGGCCGCGGCCGTACTGGCGGGAGGAGGCCGTCCCCGTTTCGCGGTGGGAAGGGACACCCGCCTGTCGGGGCACCTCTTGCAGAGTGCCCTGGTGGCCGGTATGCTTTCCGCGGGAGCGGACGTGCTGGACCTGGGGGTGATCACCACCCCCGGGGTGGCATACCTCACCCGGCACCTGGGTTGCCAGGGCGGAGCCGTGGTTTCCGCTTCCCACAATCCCGCCGAGTACAACGGGATCAAACTCATCTCGGCTGAGGGGTACAAGTTCCCCGATGAGGTGGAGGAGAAGATCGAAGCCCTCGTCCTGGGTGCGGACAGTCTGCCCCGCCCGGCCGGAAGCGGAGTGGGCCGGCTGGAAGATGCGCGCGCGGCGCGCGGGCAGTACATAGAGTACCTGGTGGGTACTGTCCCGGGAGCTTTGCCCGCCCTGCCGGTGGTGGTGGATTGCGCCAACGGGGCCACTGCGGACCTGGCTCCGCAGGTGCTGGGGCGGGTGGGCGCCCGGGTGACGGCCATCAATGTGGAGCCGGACGGGCTGAACATCAATGCGGGATGCGGCTCCACCCACCCGCAGGGCCTGGCGCGCGAGGTGGTGGAGCGGGGGGCTCAGGCGGGGGTGGCCCACGATGGCGACGGTGATCGCACCATCGCCGTGGATGAGAAGGGCCAGGTAGTGGACGGGGATGCCATCATGGGCATCCTGGCCCGGGCGTTGCAGCGGGAAGGACGCCTGCGCGGCGGAGCCGTGGTGGGGACGGTGATGTCGAACCTGGGCCTGGAGGTGTTCCTGCGCCAGGCGGGGCTGGGCCTGGTGCGCACCCCCGTGGGCGACCGCTACGTCCTGGAGGAGATGCTGCGGGGCGGGTACAGCCTGGGCGGTGAGCAATCGGGCCACATCATCTTCCTGGACCACGCCACCACCGGTGACGGCATGCTCACGGCCCTGCAACTTCTGTGGGCCCTGGCTCGCTCGGGTGAGAGCCTCTCTGCGCTGGCGGGGCGCATCCCCCGTTACCCCCAGGTGCTCCGCAACGTGAGGCTGCCCAACGGGATGCGCTATCGCCCCACGCCTCGCATCGAGGAGGCCCTGCGGGAAGCCAGGGAGGCACTGGGGGAACGCGGAAGGGTCCTGGTCCGTCCTTCTGGGACGGAGCCCCTGGTGCGTATCATGGTCGAGGGCGTGGACGGGGAGGAGGTGGCCCGGGCGGCAGGCATGCTGGAGGAGGTGATCGCCGGGGAACTTCTGAACAGCACAGCGTGA
- the acpS gene encoding holo-ACP synthase, with product MGGKNNQGMLGIGLDVVRVGRWRRLLRRYGERIISRLFTPEELDQCRGRRAAERLAGRWAAKEAVAKALGCRPGPWRDVVVLRGRDGVPRAVLRGAWERAARERGVRSLRISLSHEEDVAVAVALALAEPGDTRAVKEQ from the coding sequence GTGGGGGGGAAGAATAACCAGGGGATGCTGGGTATAGGCCTTGACGTGGTCCGGGTGGGGCGGTGGCGTCGCCTGCTCCGGCGGTACGGGGAACGTATCATATCGCGCCTTTTCACCCCCGAGGAGCTGGACCAGTGCCGCGGCCGCCGTGCCGCCGAGCGTTTGGCCGGGCGGTGGGCGGCCAAGGAAGCTGTAGCCAAGGCTCTTGGTTGCCGTCCCGGACCCTGGCGCGACGTGGTGGTGTTGCGTGGTCGCGACGGCGTTCCCCGGGCGGTGCTCCGGGGGGCGTGGGAGCGAGCGGCGCGAGAGCGGGGGGTCAGATCTTTGCGGATTTCGCTTAGCCACGAGGAGGATGTGGCAGTTGCGGTGGCCCTGGCGCTCGCCGAGCCCGGCGATACCCGTGCGGTGAAGGAGCAATGA
- the glmS gene encoding glutamine--fructose-6-phosphate transaminase (isomerizing) produces MCGIVGYVGPRPALPVLLHGLARLEYRGYDSAGVAVLDRGTVRTCKREGRLSHLEGALQPYLKELSAGRDGERVQLGIGHTRWATHGVPSDENAHPHGDCSGRFWVVHNGIIENYRELKAELEAQGHVFRSQTDTEVVPHLIESLYEGDFPRAVAAAARRLRGSYALAVMSALHPGMLVGVRQESPLVVGLGDGENFLASDVPALLEYTRRTYILDEGEMAVLTPTGVEVTDHSGRRLTKEVFQVTWDASMAQKGGYPHFMLKEIHEQPQALRQTLASRLGEDGEVRAEEEALDPAWLGKFRRVHLVACGTAYHAGLVGKYLLEGLARLPAEAELASEFRYRQPLVDGDTLVVVISQSGETADTRAALREARARGAGVLAIVNVVGSSIAREAERVLYTWAGPEIAVASTKAYSCQVAALTLLALHLGHLRGTLSPDEVRRLGRLLRSLPAQVEEVLAGAGRVEQVARQVAGHQDVFFIGRGLDYAVAQEAQLKLKEISYIHAEAYAAGELKHGTLALVVQDTPVVALATQRALWAKTMSNVEEVRARGARVYLFTPAPLAAQAAALHETQPAGSGGPPGQVAQPGHGVEVVPLPPVDEWLAPVVAVVPMQLLAYHAAVARGCDVDKPRNLAKSVTVE; encoded by the coding sequence ATGTGTGGAATAGTGGGCTACGTGGGCCCGCGGCCCGCGTTGCCTGTGCTGTTGCATGGACTGGCCCGCCTGGAGTACCGGGGATATGATTCGGCGGGAGTGGCGGTGCTGGACAGGGGTACGGTGCGAACCTGCAAACGGGAGGGCAGGCTTTCCCACCTGGAGGGGGCACTTCAGCCCTACCTCAAGGAGTTATCCGCCGGGCGGGACGGTGAGCGAGTACAACTGGGCATCGGGCACACGCGGTGGGCTACCCACGGTGTTCCCTCGGACGAAAACGCCCATCCCCATGGGGACTGCAGCGGACGTTTCTGGGTGGTCCACAACGGGATCATCGAGAACTACCGTGAGTTGAAGGCAGAACTGGAAGCGCAGGGACACGTATTCCGTTCCCAGACGGACACCGAGGTGGTTCCCCACCTCATCGAGAGTTTGTATGAGGGCGACTTCCCCCGGGCGGTGGCGGCTGCTGCCCGCCGCCTGCGGGGGTCTTACGCCCTGGCCGTCATGTCGGCTCTCCACCCCGGCATGCTGGTAGGGGTGAGGCAGGAGAGCCCCCTGGTGGTGGGGCTGGGGGACGGCGAGAACTTCCTCGCTTCCGACGTCCCCGCGCTGCTGGAGTACACCAGGCGTACCTACATCCTGGACGAGGGGGAGATGGCGGTACTGACCCCCACCGGGGTGGAGGTAACCGATCACAGCGGGCGGCGGCTGACCAAGGAAGTGTTCCAGGTAACCTGGGACGCCAGCATGGCCCAGAAAGGTGGCTACCCGCACTTCATGCTCAAGGAGATTCACGAGCAGCCCCAGGCCCTGCGGCAGACGCTGGCCTCCCGCCTGGGCGAGGACGGGGAAGTGCGCGCCGAAGAGGAGGCCCTCGATCCCGCCTGGCTGGGGAAGTTCCGCCGCGTGCATCTGGTGGCGTGCGGCACTGCCTACCACGCGGGGCTGGTGGGCAAGTACCTGCTCGAGGGGTTGGCCCGCCTGCCGGCCGAGGCCGAACTGGCTTCTGAATTCCGTTACCGCCAGCCCCTGGTGGACGGGGATACGCTGGTGGTGGTCATCAGCCAGTCCGGTGAGACCGCCGACACCCGGGCTGCCCTGCGGGAGGCCCGCGCCCGGGGGGCGGGCGTCCTGGCCATCGTCAACGTGGTGGGGAGTTCCATCGCGCGGGAAGCGGAGCGGGTGCTGTACACCTGGGCGGGGCCGGAGATAGCGGTGGCGTCCACCAAGGCGTACTCCTGCCAGGTGGCGGCGCTCACCCTCCTGGCCCTGCACCTGGGCCACCTGCGCGGCACCTTGTCGCCGGACGAGGTGCGGCGTCTGGGCAGGCTCCTGCGCAGCCTGCCCGCGCAGGTCGAGGAAGTGCTGGCCGGCGCCGGCCGCGTCGAGCAGGTGGCCCGCCAGGTGGCCGGGCACCAGGATGTGTTCTTCATCGGCCGGGGCCTCGATTACGCCGTGGCCCAGGAAGCGCAACTGAAGCTGAAGGAGATCTCCTACATCCACGCCGAGGCGTACGCGGCCGGGGAACTCAAGCACGGTACCCTTGCCCTGGTGGTACAGGATACTCCCGTGGTGGCCCTTGCCACCCAGCGTGCCCTGTGGGCCAAGACCATGTCCAACGTGGAGGAGGTGCGTGCTCGGGGCGCCCGCGTGTATCTCTTCACCCCCGCTCCCCTGGCCGCCCAGGCGGCCGCACTCCATGAAACCCAACCTGCTGGATCGGGCGGTCCTCCGGGGCAGGTGGCACAGCCGGGACACGGTGTCGAGGTGGTGCCGCTGCCGCCGGTCGACGAATGGCTGGCTCCCGTGGTGGCTGTCGTCCCTATGCAACTTTTGGCCTATCACGCGGCGGTGGCCCGCGGCTGCGACGTGGACAAACCCCGCAACCTGGCCAAAAGCGTCACCGTGGAATGA